The proteins below come from a single Sorghum bicolor cultivar BTx623 chromosome 4, Sorghum_bicolor_NCBIv3, whole genome shotgun sequence genomic window:
- the LOC110434797 gene encoding uncharacterized protein LOC110434797: protein MANTRRNRRGEDMPPPPPPPTMEQLMMMQTQLLQQLAQNMQNNGNGNGNAPPHVRDKRGEFLKGHPPVFKHSTDPLEADDWLRAIERQLEIAQCDDREKVLYAAGQLQGAALDWWDSFRFGHTDADPITWMEFRNAFRSHHVPAGLMKLKKKEFLSINQGGMSVAEYRDKFIQLSRYAPTEVENDEKRQELFMEGLNDGLQYQLLSQTFASFQYLVDKALVIENKRRQMEDKKRKFQGQQSGNNTRTHTNPQQAYPQQRYQGQSSLVNRNQQPQRAQQQQ from the coding sequence ATGGCCAACACTAGGAGGAACAGGAGGGGTGAGGAcatgccaccaccaccaccacctcctactATGGAGCAGCTGATGATGATGCAAACACAACTGCTGCAGCAGCTGGCTCAAAATATGCAGAACAATGGAAATGGAAATGGAAACGCACCTCCTCATGTTAGGGACAAGAGAGGAGAATTCTTGAAGGGACATCCACCTGTTTTCAAACACTCCACCGACCCTCTCGAAGCTGATGACTGGCTTCGTGCTATTGAAAGACAACTGGAGATTGCACAGTGTGATGACAGAGAGAAAGTGTTGTATGCAGCAGGGCAACTGCAAGGAGCTGCCCTTGATTGGTGGGATTCTTTCCGTTTTGGCCATACAGATGCTGACCCCATAACCTGGATGGAGTTCCGTAATGCTTTCCGCTCTCATCATGTCCCTGCTGGACTGATGAAACTGAAAAAGAAAGAATTTCTCTCCATCAATCAAGGAGGTATGTCTGTTGCTGAATATCGTGACAAGTTCATACAATTGTCACGATATGCTCCCACTGAAGTGGAGAATGATGAGAAGAGGCAGGAACTATTCATGGAAGGTTTGAATGATGGGCTCCAGTATCAACTGCTATCCCAAACTTTTGCAAGCTTTCAGTATCTGGTGGACAAGGCCCTGGTGATTGAAAACAAACGCCGTCAGATGGAAGATAAGAAAAGGAAGTTCCAGGGACAACAGTCAGGGAACAACACGCGTACTCATACCAATCCTCAGCAAGCTTATCCACAGCAGCGCTATCAGGGACAATCAAGCCTGGTCAATCGTAACCAGCAGCCACAACgtgcacagcagcagcagtag